One Megalops cyprinoides isolate fMegCyp1 chromosome 4, fMegCyp1.pri, whole genome shotgun sequence genomic window carries:
- the nkx3-1 gene encoding homeobox protein Nkx-3.1 — translation MSVSVKPLTSFLIQDILSIKEDKRLSAFGCASLGEPTQRCRTTTGEDTQSPRYKWTDCANRQQTSDNVLANEADTEEQASTARISGGEKDSNDRSCTSSPDLKSSHSAENFGGVGKQKRSRAAFTHMQVLELEKKFNQQKYLSAPERAHLASSLRLTETQVKIWFQNRRYKTKRKQLASEYGKDPFQQPEGLSFHGTEEDLVRASLFATMYKAYQYRPYFYDHSGFGVWKSTLW, via the exons ATGTCTGTCTCGGTCAAACCGTTAACGTCGTTTCTTATTCAAGATATACTGTCCATTAAAGAGGACAAACGATTGAGCGCCTTTGGATGTGCTTCACTCGGTGAACCAACACAGCGGTGTAGAACTACCACAGGTGAAGACACACAATCTCCTAGGTACAAATGGACAGACTGTGCCAACAGACAGCAAACTAGTGACAATGTACTCGCAAATGAAGCTGACACAGAGGAACAAGCCTCTACTGCTCGTATCAGTGGTGGGGAAAAAG ATTCCAACGACAGATCTTGCACCAGTTCCCCGGACCTAAAAAGCAGTCACTCTGCCGAGAACTTCGGCGGAGTCGGAAAGCAGAAGCGTTCTCGCGCCGCGTTTACGCACATGCAAGTgttggagctggagaagaaatTCAACCAGCAGAAGTACCTTTCCGCACCAGAGAGAGCGCATCTGGCCAGCAGTCTGAGGTTAACCGAAACACAAGTTAAAATCTGGTTTCAGAACAGAAGGTACAAAACCAAAAGGAAGCAACTGGCATCAGAGTATGGTAAGGACCCCTTTCAACAACCGGAGGGACTATCTTTCCATGGCACGGAGGAGGACTTGGTTAGAGCGTCACTTTTCGCAACTATGTACAAAGCTTACCAATATCGGCCATATTTTTACGACCACAGTGGTTTCGGCGTATGGAAATCTACATTATGGTGA